A stretch of the Neodiprion lecontei isolate iyNeoLeco1 chromosome 4, iyNeoLeco1.1, whole genome shotgun sequence genome encodes the following:
- the LOC107218429 gene encoding ribosome biogenesis protein BRX1 homolog produces the protein MVKKSVKRKRKESEKAKNVETEEVVKFPPSKRSSDEPAPKKTRWINKQRVLVFASRGINHRDRHLMEDIKRLMPHHRPESKMERSKNLQVINEMCEMKNCNKAMLFEGRKKRDLYMWLSNVPTGPCAKFLVENVYTMAELKMTGNCLKGSRPLLSFDENFNEKPQYGVLKELLTQIFGVPNHHPKSQPFFDHIYTFSVLDNRIWFRNFQILTEDGALAEIGPRFVLNPVKIFTSSFGGETLWNNPYYISPAKYRQSLTKKAAGKYMNRIEQKLNAESNKPAESYALNPLDEIFKGDPLAAAEKMEELQEQGIDESAKVEKKKSLRVKFVKKKPKKHLVGKQNKKKKSIVAKKIKN, from the exons ATGGTAAAGAAAAGTGTAAAAAGGAAGCGTAAGGAGAGTGAGAAGgctaaaaatgttgaaaccgAAGAAGTGGTGAAGTTCCCGCCATCGAAACGATCGTCCGATGAACCTGCGCCGAAAAAG ACGAGATGGATAAACAAACAACGGGTGCTAGTATTCGCATCACGGGGAATTAACCACAGAGATCGTCACCTAATGGAAGATATTAAACGACTTATGCCACACCATCGCCCAGAGAGTAAAATGGAGCGATCCAAAAATTTGCAAGTTATTAATGAGAtgtgtgaaatgaaaaattgcaacaAAGCCATGCTTTTCGAGggccgaaaaaaaagagatCTGTACATGTGGTTGTCTAATGTTCCAACTGGACCATGTGCGAAATTTCTTGTTGAAAATG TTTATACAATGGCAGAGTTGAAAATGACTGGAAATTGTCTCAAAGGGTCAAGACCATTGCTATCTTTTGATGAGAATTTCAATGAGAAACCTCAGTATGGTGTCCTGAAAGAATTATTGACACAAATATTTGGAGTACCAAACCACCATCCAAAAAGTCAACCGTTTTTCGACCATATTTACACATTTAGTGTTTTAGATAATCGAATATGGTTtagaaatttccaaattttaacGGAGGATGGAGCACTAGCTGAAATAGGCCCCAGATTTGTTCTTAAtcctgtgaaaatttttaccagcAGTTTTGGTGGTGAAACGCTTTGGAATAATCCGTATTATATTTCTCCAGCTAAG taccgTCAGTCATTGACGAAAAAAGCAGCTGGTAAATACATGAACAGGATAGAACAGAAATTGAATGCAGAATCTAATAAGCCGGCGGAATCTTATGCTTTGAACCCATTAGATGAGATATTCAAAGGGGATCCCCTGGCTGCGGCAGAAAAAATGGAAGAGTTACAAGAGCAAGGAATTGACGAATCTGccaaagttgaaaagaaaaaatcccTCAGAGTAAAGTTCGTTaagaaaaaaccgaaaaagCATTTAGTGGGTAAgcagaataagaagaaaaaatcaatagttgccaaaaaaattaaaaattga